From the Oleiharenicola lentus genome, one window contains:
- the aroA gene encoding 3-phosphoshikimate 1-carboxyvinyltransferase produces the protein MSTYPEKLPIPPFTRPVRGSATLPGSKSITNRALILAALGRETVTLRGALFSRDTRIMVAALRQLGFAVATDESALTIRIEGRGGEIPVREAKIEVGNAGTAARFLTAFVCLRPDGVYHFDGDEAMRRRPIGALLEALEAQGARASARSFPFTLRTAGLPGGTVLLDASESSQLLSALLMVAPHAKSPLTVSLKGETVSKPFVTMTERMVAQFAASPADYAIEGDATAASYFAALAIVTEGSVEVNGLNPAPDALQGDIEFYRLLTARGLIRCNGRHVSHAPARHGVIANFNDFSDTFLSLAAIAPLLDGPTKIAGIAHTRKQETDRVAGMARELTKLGQHVVETEDSLEIHPRPLVPGVEIETYHDHRFAMSFGILGCHDLRGDGQPWLTIKDPACCTKTFPAFFDLLAGLRAGSH, from the coding sequence GTGAGCACCTACCCGGAAAAACTTCCCATCCCGCCCTTCACCCGGCCGGTGCGCGGCAGTGCCACCCTGCCCGGCTCGAAGAGCATCACCAACCGCGCGCTCATCCTCGCCGCCCTCGGCCGGGAGACCGTCACGCTGCGCGGCGCTCTCTTCAGCCGCGACACACGCATCATGGTCGCCGCCCTGCGCCAGCTGGGCTTCGCCGTTGCAACCGATGAATCCGCGCTGACCATTCGCATTGAGGGACGCGGCGGCGAGATCCCCGTGCGCGAGGCCAAAATCGAGGTCGGCAACGCCGGCACGGCCGCGCGCTTTCTCACCGCCTTCGTCTGCCTGCGGCCCGACGGCGTCTATCACTTCGATGGCGATGAGGCCATGCGTCGCCGCCCGATCGGCGCGCTCCTCGAGGCGCTCGAAGCCCAAGGCGCCCGCGCCAGCGCCCGCAGTTTCCCGTTCACGCTGCGCACGGCCGGGCTGCCCGGCGGCACCGTGCTGCTCGACGCTTCGGAAAGCAGCCAGCTGCTCTCGGCGCTGCTGATGGTAGCCCCACATGCAAAATCGCCGCTCACGGTCAGCCTCAAGGGCGAAACCGTCTCCAAGCCCTTCGTCACCATGACCGAGCGCATGGTGGCCCAATTCGCCGCCTCGCCCGCTGACTACGCCATTGAGGGTGACGCGACCGCAGCCAGCTACTTCGCCGCACTGGCCATCGTCACGGAAGGTTCGGTCGAGGTGAATGGCCTCAACCCCGCGCCCGACGCGCTGCAGGGCGACATTGAGTTCTACCGGTTGCTGACGGCGCGCGGCTTGATCCGCTGCAACGGTCGCCACGTCTCCCACGCTCCCGCCCGGCACGGCGTGATCGCCAACTTCAACGACTTCTCGGATACCTTTCTCTCGCTTGCCGCCATCGCGCCGCTGCTGGACGGCCCGACCAAGATCGCCGGCATCGCCCACACCCGCAAGCAGGAGACCGACCGCGTCGCCGGCATGGCCCGCGAACTCACCAAGCTCGGCCAGCACGTCGTCGAGACCGAGGATTCGCTGGAAATTCACCCGCGCCCCCTCGTCCCGGGAGTGGAAATCGAGACCTACCACGACCACCGTTTCGCCATGAGCTTCGGCATCCTCGGGTGCCACGACCTGCGGGGCGACGGCCAGCCCTGGCTGACGATCAAGGACCCCGCCTGCTGCACCAAGACCTTCCCGGCATTCTTTGACTTGCTGGCGGGGCTGCGCGCGGGCTCTCATTGA
- the cmk gene encoding (d)CMP kinase: MGSPPLIIVAIDGGAASGKSSTSRLLAERFNLLHVDTGSFYRHITWELLRRNVPSGERTALLAALPSLNFSTRLEGRSARMLIGGQPAGDEIRSQQVNEHVSHYAAVPEVRAILLDYQRGQTEVAKQHGFRGLVMEGRDIGSVIFPDADFRFFLHADPAERVKRRAAEGRQDSIAERDRLDSSRKTAPLACPPGAIDIDSTFLTLEQVVEKLAGLIAPKLT, translated from the coding sequence ATGGGCTCACCTCCTCTCATCATCGTCGCCATCGACGGCGGCGCCGCGTCCGGCAAGTCCTCCACCTCGCGCCTGCTCGCCGAGCGCTTCAACCTGCTGCACGTGGACACGGGCTCGTTTTACCGTCACATCACCTGGGAACTGCTCCGGCGCAACGTGCCCTCCGGCGAGCGCACGGCCCTGCTCGCCGCCCTGCCCTCGCTCAACTTTTCCACCCGGCTCGAAGGCCGCTCCGCCCGCATGCTTATCGGCGGGCAACCGGCCGGCGACGAGATCCGCAGCCAGCAGGTCAACGAACACGTCTCCCACTACGCCGCCGTGCCCGAGGTGCGCGCGATCCTGCTCGACTACCAGCGCGGTCAAACCGAGGTCGCGAAGCAGCATGGCTTCCGCGGTCTCGTGATGGAGGGCCGCGACATCGGCTCCGTGATCTTCCCCGACGCGGACTTCCGCTTCTTCCTGCACGCCGATCCCGCCGAACGCGTCAAGCGCCGCGCGGCCGAGGGCCGGCAGGACTCCATCGCCGAGCGCGACCGCCTCGACTCCTCGCGCAAGACCGCCCCCCTCGCCTGCCCGCCCGGCGCCATCGACATCGACTCCACCTTCCTGACCCTCGAACAGGTCGTGGAAAAACTGGCCGGGCTGATTGCGCCGAAACTGACCTGA
- a CDS encoding lysophospholipid acyltransferase family protein translates to MPQTPDQLTMTPFYGFFHYLAATIHSMCFRGEVAGTENFPTDGPFLIASNHASHLDPPFVGSHVPRQMRFFARKSLWNNRMLGWWMNQVETIPVERDSGDIGAIKRVLQALAENRAVVLFPEGTRSQDGQLQKPKPGVGLMACKTGVPVVPCRLFGSFEAFGKGTSIPRFGTPVSIVFGPPIPASDYDDPKAGKARYELAAQRIMDRIAALSAPPERVI, encoded by the coding sequence ATGCCGCAGACTCCCGACCAACTCACGATGACGCCGTTCTACGGCTTCTTCCACTACCTGGCGGCCACCATCCACAGCATGTGCTTCCGCGGCGAAGTCGCCGGCACAGAAAATTTCCCTACTGACGGCCCGTTCCTCATCGCCTCCAACCACGCCAGCCACCTCGACCCGCCGTTCGTGGGCAGCCATGTGCCGCGGCAGATGCGCTTCTTTGCCCGCAAGAGCCTTTGGAACAACCGTATGCTCGGCTGGTGGATGAACCAGGTGGAAACCATCCCCGTCGAACGGGACAGCGGCGACATCGGCGCCATCAAACGCGTGCTCCAGGCCCTCGCCGAGAACCGCGCCGTCGTGCTCTTCCCCGAGGGCACCCGCTCGCAGGACGGTCAGCTGCAAAAACCGAAGCCCGGGGTCGGCCTCATGGCCTGCAAGACCGGCGTGCCCGTGGTGCCCTGCCGGCTCTTCGGTTCCTTCGAGGCCTTCGGCAAGGGCACGAGCATCCCGCGCTTCGGTACCCCGGTGAGCATTGTGTTCGGTCCGCCCATTCCCGCTTCCGACTATGACGACCCCAAGGCCGGCAAGGCCCGTTACGAACTCGCGGCCCAGCGCATCATGGACCGCATCGCCGCCCTGTCCGCTCCGCCGGAGCGGGTGATCTGA